One Calliopsis andreniformis isolate RMS-2024a chromosome 9, iyCalAndr_principal, whole genome shotgun sequence genomic window carries:
- the Taf1b gene encoding TATA box-binding protein-associated factor RNA polymerase I subunit B, whose product MQKCKVCGSSDFYKEAGYFFCQTCQTQNEDIREEIFEARVDSSTRLRKTRIRALRSDKSGEELGWTSWELYNFVLIGLTNELIELGVPSDIKLTILQLWATYLGKLEVAFISTKKKVVPKLARRYNKKDAEIIYGKVQSQKRIRKRKRVGSTNTSTVSGYQSEGSSMRELNKSKKLLVTADYDRYLQSQASSEGDSLSLFNQSVYSAQSSSVKSSNSVGKVQFSTHAKEEAKKVKKLAKNVQRSKRVKYKMKHVTTQYRGGPCIITPMRLWAIIYLALRLHSQPIQLGDMLRYGREGHLSYYKLDHLLPPEVSLTKSEASFLSQNVEITHKGMRRITASMAKFLGVWDIVCPDFSGLVNRYCQELGLPRGIQLYTERLIALSPPKMTFDSKKSYIPNYEGRAIAFIIVVLKTLLALDDITEYQISRIAEKINSVAIEKGLLSGKLFSFQEWQKYIECRKTILTHSHYPTKMKYSPDTHGIDDLYIKFLEFVISKTDKKELDAKNSKHFLPEELASAMKKYIANLSVNDLPPKNIDIFSPSLTPLHSYLHQLLDHPLHDIPNVVRNDFFLTKVGYMTKPDSLIELAMHCGIELEIINSSLHFIEKIVPPFEQPKMPSIEELKQLVDVQDDSNDQHVQRRENLNDYIHRKIPCKMNFNTFKEQYYDSIKSTMTKFESSELGKDFTFTETLPNGKLAIPVDSDSEDEEKNTDFTDSTNKQSRLLDSKFCDKYNLYLSLAERDSTRKSDVTTKLRFEKQKLQFIRNSKGQFIKGGTVLAKSEEDNDDSFSETKNLSFYTSTQVNTTEKTRLDIEKLTEENLLFSENVDINNVDFTGIDIETAFPDLNEHINLSEISLFCENKDTSVLNESKKSVIKSGKHRFFRPFKDYWMYHCNFSRVKPKNFAIFEKALPRSFRWLLNECALMTEMSMEDLYEEVCLIETFHAHILKPSDSKSDDTNSIPKSQMNLVLNKW is encoded by the exons ATGCAGAAGTGTAAAGTTTGTGGGTCTTCGGATTTCTATAAAGAAGCTGGTTATTTTTTCTGTCAGACGTGTCAAACACAGAACGAG GACATCAGGGAAGAAATTTTCGAAGCTCGTGTAGATAGTAGTACAAGGTTGAGGAAAACAAGAATTAGAGCGTTGAGATCGGACAAATCTG GTGAAGAGCTTGGATGGACATCCTGGGAACTCTATAATTTTGTTTTGATTGGACTAACAAACGAACTTATAGAGCTTGGAGTTCCATCTGATATAAAATTGACAATATTGCAATTGTGGGCAACTTATTTGGGAAAACTTGAAGTTGCATTTATTTCAACAAAGAAAAAGGTTGTGCCAAAGCTGGCTAGAAGATATAATAAAAA AGATGCTGAAATTATTTATGGTAAAGTACAGTCACAAAAACGTATCAGAAAGCGTAAAAGAGTAGGAAGCACAAATACTTCCACAGTATCTGGGTATCAAAGTGAGGGTAGTTCTATGCGAGAATTGAATAAAAGCAAA AAACTTTTAGTAACTGCAGATTATGATAGATATCTTCAATCGCAAGCTAGTTCTGAAGGTGATAGTCTTAGTTTATTTAATCAAAGTGTATATAGTGCACAATCTAGTTCAGTAAAATCTTCGAATAGTGTGGGAAA AGTGCAATTTAGTACTCATGCTAAAGAGGAAGCAAAGAAAGTTAaaaaattagctaaaaatgtaCAAAGAAGTAAAAGagtcaaatacaaaatgaaacaCGTAACTACTCAGTATAGAGGAGGACCTTGTATAATTACACCAATGAGATTATGGGCAATTATATATTTGGCTCTAAGACTACATAGTCAACCCATTCAATTGGGGGACATGTTAAG ATATGGTAGAGAAGGGCATTTATCTTATTACAAACTGGATCACTTATTACCACCAGAAGTGAGTTTGACTAAAAGTGAAGCAAGTTTTCTATCGCAAAACGTTGAAATCACGCATAAAGGAATGAGGCGAATTACCGCGAGTATGGCCAAATTTCTTGGAGTGTGGGATATAGTTTGTCCAGACTTCTCAGGTTTAGTTAATCGATATTGCCAAGAATTAGGATTACCAA GAGGTATTCAATTATACACAGAAAGACTGATAGCTTTATCACCCCCAAAAATGACGTTCGATTCAAAGAAATCGTACATTCCAAACTATGAAGGACGTGCAATAGCATTTATCATTGTAGTACTGAAGACTTTGCTTGCTTTGGATGATATAACTGAATATCAAATTAGCAGGATAGCAGAGAAAATCAACAG CGTGGCTATTGAAAAAGGCTTGCTTAGTGGAAAATTGTTCAGCTTTCAAGAATGGCAAAAGTATATTGAATGCAGAAAAACAATTTTAACTCATTCACACTATCCAACTAAGATGAAATATAGTCCAGATACACATGGAATCGATGACTTGTATATAAAATTTTTAGAATTTGTAATTTCTAAAACTGATAAAAAAGAACTTGATGCAAAGAACTCAAAACACTTTTTGCCAGAAGAGCTTGCCAGTGCTATGAAAAAATATATCGCTAATTTAAGTGTTAACGATTTACCACCAAAGAACATAGACATATTTTCACCATCTTTAACACCCCTTCATTCATACCTTCATCAATTACTGGATCACCCACTTCATGATATTCCTAATGTTGTGAGAAATGACTTCTTCCTGACAAAAGTTGGGTATATGACGAAGCCTGATTC ccTTATAGAATTGGCAATGCATTGTGGCATcgaattggaaataatcaaCTCCAGCTTACACTTTATTGAAAAAATCGTGCCTCCTTTTGAACAACCTAAAATGCCGAGCATAGAAGAACTGAAACAACTTGTCGATGTACAAGACGATTCAAATGATCAACACGTGCAACGACGTGAAAATTTAAACGATTATATTCATAGGAAAATACCATGCAAAATGAATTTTAACACATTTAAAGAACAGTATTATGATAGTATTAAAAGCACCATGACGAAATTCGAAAGTAGTGAATTAGGAAAAGATTTCACATTCACTGAAACTTTGCCAAATGGTAAATTGGCGATTCCCGTCGACAGCGACAGCGAAGATGAAGAGAAAAATACAGATTTTACCGATAGCACTAACAAACAAAGTAGGTTATTAGATAGTAAGTTTTGTGATAAATATAATTTGTATCTATCGCTAGCGGAAAGGGATTCCACTCGCAAGTCAGACGTAACTACAAAGTTACGTTTCGAGAAACAAAAACTTCAATTCATACGGAATTCTAAAGGTCAATTTATTAAAGGAGGTACTGTGCTTGCGAAAAGTGAAGAAGATAACGACGATTCGTTTTCTGAGACAAAAAATTTATCTTTTTATACTAGTACACAAGTGAATACTACAGAAAAAACACGGCTTGATATAGAAAAGCTTACAGAGGAAAATTTACTATTCAGTGAAAATGTGGATATTAACAATGTAGACTTTACCGGTATAGATATTGAAACTGCATTTCCAGATTTAAACGAGCATATAAATCTGAGCGAAATATCACTATTTTGCGAAAATAAAGATACTTCTGTGCTAAACGAAAGCAAGAAATCAGTTATAAAAAGTGGTAAGCATCGATTTTTTAGACCTTTTAAAGACTATTGGATGTATCATTGCAATTTTAGTCGCGTGAAGCCGAAAAATTTCGCGATATTCGAAAAGGCATTGCCAAGAAGTTTTCGTTGGTTACTAAACGAATGCGCATTGATGACTGAAATGTCTATGGAAGATCTTTACGAAGAAGTTTGCTTAATAGAGACTTTCCATGCACATATCTTAAAACCTTCCGATTCCAAAAGCGATGACACAAATTCAATACCGAAAAGTCAGATGAATCTGGTCTTAAACAAATGGTAA
- the LOC143184140 gene encoding isoaspartyl peptidase/L-asparaginase has product MNIYYRDLACHILCLEPQNPLEKDKCKCYETSIPCIIVHGGAGNFTDSIDIEKMTGCKKAAINGYKELLNGKNSVDAVETALWWLECDEFYNCSYGSVLNEIGKVQMDASIVDGFTFKCGSVAAVSDIEHPITLAKYVMNNFPNSIFVSEGAKNLAKYANLNWLSEGNMEAPIARIAFHAGEKDEFDAHVDNESLLNIDTLTNSFGTVGCVAYDGFSIAAGTTTGGLNKKLVGRVGDTPLLGCGTFANRNVGCSLTGHGESIMKLGLARAIVEAIDHDCTGDTALHKYFSDMLEKYEQTGGGIVLQSNGHWAKYFTTTKMPYAVIENDIITYGTKLHDERKEIFGNCNTKTCGCKCPFIVK; this is encoded by the exons ATGAATATCTACTATAGAGATCTTGCATGTCATATTTTATGTTTAGAACCTCAAAATCC GCTAGAGAAAGACAAATGCAAATGTTATGAAACTAGCATTCCATGCATAATTGTACACGGGGGTGCGGGAAATTTTACTGATTCCATAGACATAGAAAAAATGACAGGATGCAAAAAAGCTGCTATTAATGGATATAAAGAATTGCTAAATGGTAAAAATTCAGTGGATGCTGTAGAAACTGCATTATGGTGGCTAGAATGTGATGAATTTTACAATTGTAGCTATGGTTCTGTATTAAATGAGATAG GAAAAGTACAAATGGATGCAAGCATAGTTGACGGTTTTACATTTAAATGTGGATCAGTAGCGGCAGTTTCAGATATAGAACATCCTATAACACTTGCGAAATACGTTATGAATAATTTTCCCAATTCCATTTTTGTGAGCGAAGGCGCTAAAAATTTAGCAAAATATGCAAATTTAAATTGGCTATCAGAAGGAAACATGGAAGCGCCAATCGCTCGTATAGCTTTTCATGCAGGAGAAAAAGATGAATTCGATGCGCACGTCGATAACGAAAGTCTATTAAATATCGACACGTTAACAA ATAGTTTCGGTACTGTCGGTTGTGTAGCATACGATGGTTTCAGCATTGCTGCTGGGACAACTACAGGTGGTTTAAACAAAAAGTTAGTAGGTAGAGTAGGAGATACTCCACTATTAGGCTGTGGAACCTTTGCAAATAGAAATGTAGGCTGTTCTTTAACGGGGCACGGAGAATCTATAATGAAATTAGGATTGGCGCGTGCGATTGTAGAAGCTATCGACCACGATTGTACAGGGGATACAGCCCTACACAAATATTTTTCTGATATGTTAGAGAAATATGAACAGACCGGTGGTGGAATTGTACTTCAATCGAATGGTCATTGGGCGAAATATTTTACAACAACTAAAATGCCATACGCTGTAATCGAAAACGATATAATCACATACGGAACAAAATTGCATGATGAGAGAAAAGAGATATTTGGGAATTGTAACACGAAAACTTGTGGATGCAAATGCCCTTTTATAGTT aaatga
- the LOC143183430 gene encoding uncharacterized protein LOC143183430 has product MEYDSASSCESCLRDYEASEDLPRLRESQKPEHSTCNAGTVPCHSLQIVASQPKFKLETANRSLSSQVMEYYHKYSQNANLDQYFSLPASSTSPEAVKYYYSIYELNPKVSVSRQDCIGEEYNLRSYVPRERRRWVRPPLIGQSSNTDSSPRYVQPLSNPGSPSPDLKRATPETIPEEKNENQEILTESIERKVSSPTSSIASHKPLEWDSGADVGYYNILPHNKQSDKRLSTIERMALARGCSAALRLDPEGTTESGISGKLTGAQKNSKISGTPVANSTVLLGNASGSESELEITPIVKNHLPGIIAGNNIKSNDRSLPKDFKQHDVLIQRPKKDANHDTPRSTFTFKVPIVKCPTEVRKTSNRQNTNKENICPPASPLKKSTSMNTLVIPSSKLTLKRSQSELNLHGRDKNKAGLPLIFNSTSSIATIVNKPSTCDKLIQTSLNTYTQESVGVQVSVLEEEKPPLPKRATSLHKSFTLTLQNLKGTYKVSQSGKQEASDPRHPIASKETKSRRSYSEPSQNGSGTQTPQPDETENITGRANSFEYFPGHVYENVPNGSGSHVSSSDTARSHSTLPNTSSSINEKLWGDSDSLVRDLERSVNILKNLVDANKCDKEVKKRLIHHVVKRLMTAKYTDDKIEHNLEDNVPWNPDDARNKVYRTEILQALTKKHTTSDSSGDWNAQKEVVRGRKATGSERGAAKNVALGSSSDKIDKNTDRTETDGRKARMGLRSDDCRRSSNTPTDPDKSESSECFFPQRGRKSNKVVQDIFCAKERCKVSRGESTITNSTPPDHNRMLLDAVVNNRRANVRSSNNTEEQADWRLLTTLSERQFELRKCSNSDSGDSKLVSYAEMEKRNQLIWITNEISHLCNLKKLLEEPRKLERPRTTPKKTRSANFKPKPLVSLAHTHRLAKENDYPGTNESDVQANSVNDPWSSHCNLATCQPASRSSSVIQRVKKRNSCAQTATNFIGAHSKTGGEIVSASNIHNSTIKLVNTGVQTVPQETVPTLIQSEIVHYIKCPAHDAMHFQNSCKYNEQVSQCPKHRAIQNVVAACVHCLQEQKDQMNKVQVLHANMDHLREESPIGSQTPLEINGDTTSSSEIFRPCVSKDVNQMKQKETKNQINASKSKHSCECKREDKKIPKGCQVCSVAQMSSVEASSILSKCEECQKKLHVRERNDSKGCNCASACECENEQSKKGRPPMRSSSKYWQESNGWVPGFNQNGYVKLCGCSSDCSCENSRVQEAHNVKTFCNCHSSGTKAQHNETPRQCACHPEAEDQSSHAWSYCVTNGHTGEASQYKVQNSSKCNCEEDCSCVNRTGKNGEEKSRNRGCNSVPKPSRVDEATHASDSDRNDKRCRHCGAASQSTKKCSCNQTYPKAIAYELSFTKENERKNDGSGASLKVPLSNRIINGGRNEGCVCNMVKKISLNKNSTQKNTLQDYLTRNKADFVNNAEKRQQYMSEISHLRQLRKEKRIQLLAMASTSKVVKSPKASFKPAVYSQKKVSDEEMRERLRKRYFRLNEIRDKKRLQEKQEEARRNKLMAKIFCKKLQQKVLRGQVDLSQSVSVISNM; this is encoded by the exons ATGGAGTATGACTCTGCGTCGAGCTGCGAAAGTTGTTTGAGAGATTACGAAGCCTCAGAGGATCTCCCGCGTTTAAGAGAATCACAGAAACCCGAACATTCGACTTGTAACGCAGGTACTGTGCCATGTCATTCTTTACAAATTGTGGCTTCGCAGCCAAAGTTCAAGCTGGAGACAGCAAACAGAAGCCTCTCCTCTCAGGTGATGGAATATTACCACAAATATTCTCAAAATGCAAATTTGGATCAGTACTTTTCGTTACCCGCAAGCAGCACATCCCCGGAAGCTGTTAAATATTACTATAGCATATACGAGCTAAACCCGAAGGTGAGTGTCAGCAGACAAGATTGTATTGGAGAAGAATATAACCTACGTTCGTACGTGCCCAGAGAGAGAAGACGATGGGTGAGACCACCTCTCATTGGTCAGTCTTCGAATACTGATTCGTCACCCAGGTATGTTCAACCTTTATCCAATCCTGGATCTCCTTCACCCGATTTAAAGCGTGCTACACCAGAAACAATTCCAGAGGAGaagaacgaaaatcaagaaattTTAACAGAAAGTATAGAAAGAAAAGTGTCTTCTCCCACTTCTAGTATCGCTTCTCATAAGCCACTCGAGTGGGACAGTGGTGCAGATGTAggttattataatatattaccTCACAATAAGCAGAGTGACAAAAGATTAAGTACAATAGAACGCATGGCATTAGCTAGAGGCTGTTCTGCCGCTTTGCGACTAGATCCTGAAGGTACTACAGAATCTGGGATCTCTGGGAAACTTACAGGTGCTCAAAAAAACTCTAAAATATCTGGAACTCCTGTTGCCAATTCCACTGTACTGTTAGGAAATGCTTCAGGATCAGAAAGTGAGCTTGAAATCACTCCTATTGTGAAGAATCACTTGCCTGGCATTATAGCAGGGAACAATATAAAATCAAATGACAGATCTCTTCCTAAAGACTTCAAGCAACACGATGTTCTTATACAGCGTCCAAAAAAGGACGCCAATCACGACACACCTAGGTCGACCTTTACGTTTAAGGTGCCTATTGTAAAGTGTCCAACTGAGGTAAGGAAAACGTCGAACAGGCAAAATACGAACAAGGAAAATATATGTCCACCTGCGTCGCCGTTAAAGAAAAGCACATCAATGAACACGTTAGTTATACCATCCTCCAAATTAACATTAAAAAGAAGCCAGAGCGAGTTGAACTTACATGGCCGTGACAAGAACAAGGCAGGGTTACCATTGATCTTCAACTCAACATCTTCAATCGCCACTATTGTAAATAAGCCTTCCACGTGTGATAAACTCATACAAACGAGTTTGAACACTTACACCCAAGAGTCTGTGGGAGTTCAGGTCTCAGTCCTCGAAGAGGAAAAGCCGCCGTTACCAAAGAGAGCAACTAGTTTGCATAAGAGTTTCACTTTGACCTTGCAAAATCTAAAAGGCACGTACAAAGTTTCTCAGTCGGGGAAACAAGAGGCCAGTGACCCACGTCACCCTATAGCGAGTAAAGAAACAAAATCACGACGTAGTTATTCGGAACCGTCGCAGAACGGATCTGGAACGCAAACGCCTCAGCCAGACGAAACTGAGAATATAACAGGTAGAGCAAACAGTTTCGAGTACTTCCCTGGTCATGTTTACGAGAACGTCCCAAACGGAAGCGGCAGCCACGTTTCGTCGTCGGATACTGCTAGATCGCATTCTACTCTGCCCAATACGAGTTCGAGCATCAACGAGAAGCTATGGGGAGACTCGGATAGTCTGGTAAGGGATCTAGAGCGAAGCGTGAACATTTTGAAGAACCTGGTCGATGCTAACAAATGCGACAAGGAGGTAAAGAAAAGACTGATACATCATGTGGTCAAGAGACTCATGACTGCTAAGTACACGGACGACAAGATCGAGCACAATTTGGAGGACAATGTTCCTTGGAACCCTGACGACGCTAGGAACAAGGTGTACAGAACAGAGATACTTCAAGCTTTGACGAAGAAACACACTACCAGTGATTCTTCTGGCGACTGGAATGCACAGAAGGAGGTCGTTCGCGGACGAAAAGCTACAGGAAGTGAAAGAGGTGCCGCGAAGAACGTCGCTCTAGGGAGTAGCAGCGATAAAATCGACAAGAACACGGATAGGACAGAGACTGATGGACGAAAGGCGAGGATGGGGCTGAGATCGGACGACTGTCGTCGGAGTAGCAACACCCCCACAGACCCAGATAAAAGCGAAAGCTCGGAGTGCTTCTTCCCTCAGAGGGGTCGCAAGAGCAACAAAGTAGTGCAGGACATATTCTGCGCGAAAGAGAGATGTAAGGTATCTCGTGGAGAGTCGACGATAACGAACAGCACGCCTCCAGATCACAATAGGATGCTGTTGGACGCGGTTGTCAACAATAGAAGAGCCAACGTCCGTTCCAGTAATAATACAGAGGAGCAGGCCGACTGGAGACTGCTCACCACATTGTCCGAGAGGCAGTTTGAGCTGAGGAAGTGCAGCAACTCCGACTCGGGGGACTCGAAGCTGGTCAGCTACGCCGAGATGGAGAAGAGGAACCAGTTGATCTGGATCACGAACGAGATCAGCCACTTGTGTAACCTGAAGAAGCTGCTGGAAGAGCCACGAAAGTTGGAGAGACCGCGGACGACGCCGAAGAAGACTAGGTCGGCGAACTTCAAGCCAAAGCCACTGGTATCGCTCGCCCATACGCACAGATTGGCCAAAGAAAACGATTACCCGGGGACAAACGAATCAGACGTGCAGGCGAACTCCGTGAACGACCCCTGGTCATCCCACTGCAACTTGGCGACCTGCCAACCTGCCAGCAGATCCAGTAGCGTGATTCAACGCGTGAAGAAGCGAAACAGTTGTGCACAAACGGCGACCAACTTCATCGGTGCTCATTCAAAGACAGGAGGAGAGATTGTCTCTGCCTCGAACATTCACAACTCTACCATAAAGTTAGTCAACACCGGCGTGCAAACTGTCCCTCAGGAGACGGTCCCCACGTTGATACAGTCGGAGATCGTGCATTACATCAAGTGTCCAGCACACGACGCGATGCACTTCCAAAACAGCTGTAAGTACAACGAGCAAGTTAGCCAGTGCCCGAAACATCGTGCCATTCAGAACGTAGTGGCTGCCTGCGTACACTGTTTGCAGGAACAGAAGGACCAGATGAACAAAGTGCAAGTGCTGCACGCGAACATGGACCACCTTCGAGAGGAGAGCCCGATAGGCTCGCAGACACCTCTAGAGATCAATGGCGACACTACGAGTTCCTCGGAGATATTCCGTCCTTGCGTGAGCAAAGACGTGAACCAGATGAAGCAGAAGGAGACCAAGAATCAAATAAACGCTTCGAAGTCGAAGCACAGCTGCGAATGTAAGCGTGAAGACAAGAAGATACCCAAAGGTTGTCAGGTATGTTCCGTCGCGCAGATGTCGTCGGTGGAAGCCAGCAGCATCCTCTCCAAATGTGAGGAGTGTCAGAAGAAGCTGCACGTGCGAGAGAGGAACGATTCGAAAGGTTGCAATTGCGCCAGCGCTTGTGAATGCGAAAACGAACAGTCGAAGAAGGGACGACCCCCTATGAGATCTAGTTCGAAGTATTGGCAAGAGAGCAATGGATGGGTTCCTGGTTTCAATCAAAACGGTTACGTGAAACTGTGTGGATGTTCAAGCGATTGTTCATGCGAGAACAGTCGCGTGCAAGAAGCGCACAACGTGAAAACGTTCTGCAATTGTCACTCGAGTGGTACCAAAGCTCAGCACAATGAAACTCCTCGACAATGCGCGTGCCACCCTGAAGCGGAGGATCAGTCGTCTCACGCGTGGTCGTACTGCGTAACCAATGGACACACTGGCGAAGCTTCTCAGTACAAAGTACAAAACAGTTCGAAGTGCAATTGCGAGGAGGACTGCTCGTGTGTGAACAGAACAGGGAAGAACGGCGAGGAGAAATCGCGGAACAGAGGATGCAACAGCGTCCCGAAGCCGAGTCGTGTGGACGAAGCGACTCATGCCAGCGATTCTGATAGGAATGATAAGCGTTGCCGTCACTGCGGCGCGGCTTCTCAGAGTACGAAGAAATGTAGCTGTAATCAAACGTACCCGAAAGCAATCGCGTACGAGCTGTCGTTCACGAAGGAGAACGAGAGGAAGAACGATGGTTCAGGCGCGTCGCTCAAAGTGCCATTATCAAATCGTATTATTAACGGGGGTAGAAACGAAGGCTGTGTTTGTAACATGGTAAAGAAAATTAGTTTGAATAAGAACTCCACGCAGAAAAATACTTTACAA GATTACTTGACGAGGAACAAAGCGGATTTCGTGAACAACGCGGAAAAGCGGCAACAATACATGTCAGAAATATCCCACCTGCGACAGTTGCGCAAGGAGAAACGAATACAGCtgctggcaatggctagtacgtCGAAAGTTGTTAAATCACCAAAGGCTTCTTTTAAACCGGCAG TGTACTCACAGAAAAAAGTGTCCGACGAGGAGATGAGGGAAAGACTGCGAAAACGATATTTTCGTTTGAACGAAATACGGGATAAGAAGCGACTGCAGGAAAAGCAAGAAGAGGCACGACGTAACAAACTTATGGCTAAGATCTTTTGCAAGAAGTTACAGCAGAAGGTACTGAGGGGCCAAGTAGATCTGTCTCAAAGCGTCAGCGTTATATCTAACATGTAA